From Brassica oleracea var. oleracea cultivar TO1000 chromosome C3, BOL, whole genome shotgun sequence, a single genomic window includes:
- the LOC106329315 gene encoding uncharacterized protein C683.02c-like: protein MVSQRQRLARKRYKEAHPEEFPKPEPTPPKDPNKKKKKKSLFKKKKPTSSSDRKGSSSTRHPLRVPGMKPGEGCYICKSKTHIAKLCPEKSEWERNKICLQCRRRGHSLKNCPDKSDESSFEKKLCYNCGDTGHSLSHCPNPLVDGGTKFASCFICKGQGHISKNCPQNKHGVYPMGGCCKVCGSVAHLVKDCPDKLDRDSAPTKRSRFDATPRGKLTKFSGDDLEDDFYEEPKSSKKLKTSDATTPDDLDQKSIPEKKQGPKVVNFFG from the exons ATGGTGAGCCAAAGACAAAGACTTGCGCGTAAGAGGTACAAGGAAGCTCACCCAGAGGAGTTCCCCAAACCAGAACCAACGCCTCCAAAGGATCCAAACAAGAAGAAGAAGAAGAAGAGCTTGTTCAAGAAAAAGAAACCTACCTCTTCCTCCGATAGAAAAGGCTCCTCCTCCACGAGGCATCCTCTCCGCGTCCCTGGTATGAAACCTGGAGAAGGCTGTTATATCTGCAAGTCCAAAACTCATATTGCTAAGCTCTGCCCCGAGAAGTCTGAGTGGGAGAGAAACAAG ATATGCTTGCAATGTAGAAGGAGAGGGCATAGTCTTAAAAACTGTCCGGACAAGAGCGATGAGAGCAGCTTCGAGAAGAAGCTGTGTTACAACTGTGGAGATACTGGCCATTCACTTTCTCATTGTCCTAATCCTTTGGTAGATG GAGGGACGAAATTTGCAAGTTGTTTCATATGCAAGGGACAAGGGCACATAAGCAAGAACTGCCCACAAAACAAGCATGGAGTCTACCCAATG GGTGGGTGTTGTAAAGTGTGTGGTAGTGTGGCTCATCTCGTCAAAGACTGCCCTGATAAACTCGACAGAGACTCTGCTCCAACTAAGAGATCAA GGTTCGATGCTACACCAAGAGGCAAACTCACCAAGTTCAGTGGGGATGATCTTGAGGACGATTTCTATGAAGAGCCTAAAAGCAGCAAGAAGTTGAAGACCTCCGATGCTACTACACCTGATGATTTAGATCAGAAGAGCATCCCGGAAAAGAAACAAGGTCCGAAGGTTGTCAATTTCTTTGGATGA
- the LOC106329316 gene encoding actin-depolymerizing factor 12-like, whose translation MANSASGMAVEDECKLKFLELKAKRNYRFIIFRIDGQQVVVEKLGSPEENYDDFSNSLPANECRYAVYDFDFTTNENCQKSKIFFIAWSPDSSRVRMKMVYASSKDRFKRELDGIQVELQATDPSEMSFDIIKSRAL comes from the exons ATG GCTAACTCGGCGTCAGGAATGGCGGTGGAAGACGAATGTAAGCTCAAGTTTTTGGAGCTAAAAGCTAAGAGAAACTATAGGTTCATAATATTCAGGATAGATGGACAACAAGTGGTGGTTGAAAAGCTTGGAAGTCCCGAGGAGAACTATGACGATTTCTCAAATTCCCTACCGGCTAACGAGTGCCGCTACGCTGTGTATGACTTCGATTTCACCACTAACGAGAATTGCCAGAAGAGCAAGATCTTCTTCATAGCTTG GTCACCTGATTCTTCGAGGGTGAGGATGAAGATGGTGTATGCGAGCTCAAAGGACAGGTTCAAAAGAGAATTGGATGGTATTCAGGTGGAATTACAAGCCACAGACCCGAGTGAGATGAGTTTTGACATCATCAAAAGTCGTGCTCTCTAG
- the LOC106334106 gene encoding LOW QUALITY PROTEIN: alkane hydroxylase MAH1 (The sequence of the model RefSeq protein was modified relative to this genomic sequence to represent the inferred CDS: inserted 2 bases in 1 codon) has protein sequence MAMIIGLLDIIIAFIFFLVLYCLFLHMRTQTPFPTNWPVLGMLPGLLLQIHRIHDWLTQVLEAANMTFRLKGPWGSGTDILVTVDPVNVHYILSSHFVNYPKGEEFQKIFEFLGDGIFNVDSGLWEEMRNSSHAIFSHQDFRSFSVSTSVSKLRQGLVPILENASEKNILVDLQDLFQRFLFDTSSILMTGYDPRYLSTEMPKVEWGAAVEGVSDGIFYRHFKPAFLWRLQHWIGIGIEKKMRSGIEVFDQWLGKIISAKREEIKXNHEKGDAMDVLTYYMTINTEKYKLLKPGDDKFMRDIILGFLLAGRDTVSSALTWFFWLLSKNPEAMAKIRDEINKKMPKFDPTELHKLVYLEGAVCEALRLYPPVLFNHKSPAKPDVLPSGHRVDENWKIVISIYALGRMKSVWGDDAEEFRPERWISDSGTLRHEPSYKFLAFSSGPRTCLGKKLTFLQIKTVAVEIIRKYDFKVIEGHKPKPVSSVLLRMQDGLKVSVTKI, from the exons ATGGCGATGATCATTGGCTTACTTGACATCATCATAGCATTCATTTTCTTCCTCGTCTTGTATTGTCTTTTCCTCCACATGAGAACTCAAACGCCTTTCCCCACAAACTGGCCAGTCCTTGGGATGCTTCCGGGTCTGCTCCTCCAAATTCATCGTATCCACGACTGGCTCACCCAGGTTCTTGAGGCGGCCAATATGACGTTTCGTTTAAAAGGACCATGGGGTAGTGGAACGGACATATTGGTTACTGTTGATCCAGTGAATGTCCACTACATTCTAAGTTCACATTTCGTTAATTACCCCAAAGGTGAGGAGTTTCAGAAGATTTTTGAATTCTTGGGAGATGGGATATTCAACGTCGACTCAGGTTTGTGGGAGGAAATGAGAAACTCGTCTCATGCCATTTTTAGCCATCAAGATTTTAGAAGTTTCTCGGTGAGCACAAGCGTAAGCAAATTAAGACAAGGCCTTGTTCCAATTCTTGAAAACGCTTCTGAGAAAAACATCCTTGTCGACTTGCAAGATTTGTTCCAGAGATTCTTGTTCGACACATCTTCGATTTTGATGACTGGGTATGATCCAAGGTATCTCTCCACTGAAATGCCCAAGGTTGAGTGGGGCGCCGCCGTGGAAGGAGTTTCAGATGGGATTTTCTATAGACATTTCAAGCCGGCTTTCTTGTGGAGGCTCCAACACTGGATCGGTATAGGAATAGAGAAGAAGATGAGAAGCGGTATTGAGGTTTTCGATCAATGGTTAGGGAAGATCATATCGGCTAAACGCGAAGAGATAAA AAATCATGAGAAAGGAGATGCCATGGACGTTTTAACGTATTACATGACCATAAACACGGAGAAATATAAACTCTTGAAACCGGGCGATGATAAGTTCATGAGAGACATTATTTTGGGGTTTCTATTAGCGGGAAGAGACACCGTAAGCTCAGCTCTCACTTGGTTTTTCTGGCTTCTCTCCAAGAACCCTGAAGCAATGGCCAAGATCCGAGACGAGATCAACAAGAAGATGCCAAAGTTTGACCCAACAGAGTTACACAAGCTTGTGTATCTAGAAGGCGCCGTGTGTGAGGCGCTAAGGCTATACCCACCAGTCCTATTTAACCACAAGTCACCGGCGAAGCCAGACGTGCTTCCAAGCGGGCATAGAGTCGATGAGAACTGGAAGATAGTAATCAGTATTTATGCATTGGGAAGGATGAAATCCGTTTGGGGAGATGACGCAGAAGAGTTCAGACCAGAGAGATGGATCTCAGACAGCGGAACGTTGAGACATGAGCCTTCGTATAAGTTTTTGGCGTTTAGCTCTGGTCCAAGAACTTGCTTGGGCAAGAAGTTAACGTTCTTGCAGATAAAGACAGTGGCTGTGGAAATCATACGAAAGTATGACTTTAAGGTCATTGAAGGGCACAAACCCAAACCAGTTTCTTCTGTTCTTCTTCGCATGCAAGATGGTCTCAAAGTGAGTGTTACTAAGATCTAG
- the LOC106332447 gene encoding low-temperature-induced 65 kDa protein-like — translation MDMQSQMTRPYGHDQAEDPIRIHHPEEEEHHEKGATKVLQKVKEKAKRIKNTLTKHGHEHDHDADEEDYEYDEPDPEVHGAPVYESFAVRGGVTGHPESLCHPGETNLPAPEEIIPPGTKVFPVVTTDYTKPIEPEPLQDISFEHDAPSHPDVSEKEERRDAPSHPLRVFDMSEREESREDHQMPMHTPASLLSSTEDVRRTFSPGDDEDLGGQRRVNIGRPRGLEEDPGAPGGESVSNYQTKVTDPTHEGGGEAGVPAIVESLGKMKVRDESPVHKSGREFERDMPTRSHEFGLKNEHAIGFGGESEDGMGKYFRTRSHEFGRGDGSGADKNSATVLTSGSIAGLGEEFPAKSHEFGVKDTAKGYGEETGPGLEKHLPPISDYVKAENVLGRDLPTGTHDQFSPDLSRPKERHDFEETHESKPTTYSEKIGSATSFVTDKAVAAKNAVASKLGYSGESGQEQSRVGDEKVKETGSNVVTKLPLSGGGSGAEEKQQVGEKGVSTKDYLAEKLRPGEEDKALSEVIAEKLHLGGDKKRTTVKEVEVTVEKIPTDQILEGKEHGESFTGEGKVGGGMVGKVKGAVTSWLGGTTEHVKPKSSDSVEDESSQSLGSTVGTTGFSDSGGTLPGQRGLQASGN, via the exons ATGGATATGCAGTCGCAGATGACACGCCCTTATGGTCATGATCAAGCAGAGGATCCAATCAGAATTCACCATCCAG AGGAAGAAGAGCATCATGAGAAGGGAGCAACTAAAGTGTTGCAGAAAGTAAAAGAAAAAGCTAAGAGGATCAAGAACACTCTTACTAAACATGGTCATGAGCACGATCATGATGCGGACGAAGAAGACTACGAATATGACGAGCCAGATCCAGAAGTGCACGGCGCACCAG TGTATGAGTCATTTGCCGTCAGAGGAGGCGTAACGGGTCACCCTGAGTCTCTTTGTCATCCCGGAGAAACTAATCTTCCGGCACCGGAAGAGATTATTCCACCGGGGACAAAGGTTTTTCCTGTCGTCACAACCGATTACACCAAGCCCATTGAACCTGAGCCATTACAAGACATCTCTTTTGAACACGACGCACCGTCTCATCCTGATGTGTCGGAGAAGGAAGAGAGAAGAGATGCACCATCTCATCCTCTCAGAGTTTTCGACATGTCAGAGAGAGAAGAGAGCAGAGAGGATCATCAGATGCCGATGCACACTCCCGCCTCTCTCCTCTCTTCAACGGAGGATGTGAGGAGGACGTTTTCTCCCGGTGACGACGAAGATCTCGGCGGTCAACGGAGAGTCAACATCGGCAGACCTAGAGGGTTGGAGGAAGATCCGGGCGCTCCAGGAGGAGAATCTGTATCTAATTATCAGACCAAGGTTACGGATCCCACTCATGAAG GAGGTGGAGAAGCTGGAGTACCGGCGATTGTTGAGTCTCTGGGTAAGATGAAAGTGAGAGATGAGTCGCCTGTTCATAAATCAGGACGAGAATTCGAAAGAGACATGCCGACAAGAAGCCATGAGTTTGGTCTGAAGAACGAACACGCAATCGGATTTGGAGGGGAATCTGAAGATGGGATGGGGAAATATTTTCGGACAAGAAGCCATGAGTTTGGTCGGGGGGACGGTTCTGGAGCAGACAAGAACTCGGCGACGGTTTTGACCAGCGGATCAATCGCTGGGCTGGGGGAAGAGTTTCCTGCGAAGAGCCATGAGTTTGGTGTGAAGGATACGGCCAAGGGATATGGTGAGGAAACAGGACCTGGACTGGAGAAGCATTTGCCGCCGATAAGTGACTATGTGAAAGCAGAGAATGTGTTGGGAAGAGACTTACCGACGGGGACTCATGATCAGTTCTCACCGGACCTCTCTCGTCCGAAAGAGAGACATGACTTCGAGGAGACGCACGAGTCAAAACCCACTACCTACTCAGAGAAGATAGGTTCAGCGACTTCGTTCGTAACCGACAAAGCTGTTGCGGCGAAGAACGCTGTCGCCTCAAAGCTCGGCTACTCCGGAGAAAGCGGACAAGAGCAGAGTCGCGTTGGAGATGAAAAGGTCAAAGAGACGGGATCAAACGTGGTGACGAAGTTGCCGCTTTCGGGAGGTGGAAGTGGAGCTGAGGAGAAGCAACAAGTGGGAGAAAAAGGTGTGTCGACTAAAGACTACTTGGCGGAGAAGCTGAGACCTGGAGAGGAAGACAAAGCATTATCGGAGGTGATTGCTGAGAAACTTCATCTCGGAGGAGATAAGAAAAGGACAACGGTGAAGGAAGTGGAAGTGACGGTGGAGAAGATCCCTACCGACCAGATATTAGAGGGAAAAGAACATGGCGAGTCTTTTACTGGTGAAGGAAAAGTAGGAGGAGGAATGGTGGGGAAGGTTAAAGGAGCTGTCACTTCTTGGCTAGGTGGTACAACAGAGCACGTGAAGCCGAAATCTTCAGATTCCGTTGAGGACGAGTCTTCACAGTCACTTGGCTCCACCGTTG GGACTACGGGGTTTTCGGATTCCGGTGGAACTCTGCCGGGGCAGAGGGGACTTCAAGCTTCTGGAAACTGA
- the LOC106329812 gene encoding putative F-box protein At1g70970, translating into MENSDFAMMPEELKDVIRSKLPPKSLARCIVVSKEWERSIGDRRLQHAHYQESKKQPMLVLLRLCQRRVWNDGEPQYESFNTVNQERPQPIADPHHVTTLPNSDFAVTSGGPIRGLLCLHYDRYLVLCNPAIRKCLTVLEFEPEPPQTRKRFNHRGFLFGFDEQSKAFKVIKTEAGDHNLPWRHQIFTVQPGEVIWRQIDCPRPYTPITNSLSIEGNVYLGAAHNKTCLAVTVNLTTESILITELPTAFLLKLGITKLRSYNGQPCLVSAT; encoded by the exons ATGGAGAACTCGGACTTTGCAATGATGCCCGAAGAGTTGAAGGATGTCATTCGTTCAAAATTGCCTCCCAAGTCTCTGGCAAGGTGTATTGTGGTTTCTAAGGAATGGGAGAGGTCGATTGGGGACAGACGCCTCCAGCATGCGCATTACCAAGAGTCCAAGAAACAACCCATGCTTGTTCTTCTGAGGCTCTGTCAACGAAGAGTCTGGAACGACGGCGAACCTCAATACGAGTCGTTCAATACCGTCAACCAAGAGCGCCCGCAGCCGATCGCTGATCCTCACCATGTGACAACGCTTCCAAACTCAGATTTCGCCGTCACGTCCGGTGGACCTATAAGAGGCCTCCTCTGCCTGCATTACGACAG GTACCTCGTCCTCTGCAATCCGGCGATCAGAAAATGTCTGACGGTGCTCGAGTTCGAGCCGGAGCCGCCGCAGACCCGAAAGAGATTCAACCACCGAGGCTTTTTATTTGGATTTGACGAACAGTCCAAGGCTTTTAAAGTCATAAAGACAGAGGCCGGTGACCACAATTTACCTTGGCGCCATCAGATATTCACCGTTCAACCCGGAGAGGTCATATGGCGTCAGATCGACTGTCCTCGTCCCTACACGCCAATCACCAACTCGCTCTCCATTGAAGGTAACGTGTACCTGGGTGCGGCGCATAACAAGACATGTCTTGCAGTTACTGTGAATTTGACTACAGAGTCGATCTTGATTACGGAGCTGCCTACGGCTTTCCTACTTAAGCTTGGTATCACCAAACTGAGAAGTTACAATGGCCAACCATGTTTAGTTTCAGCAACTTAG